A window of the Streptomyces sp. JB150 genome harbors these coding sequences:
- the rpsH gene encoding 30S ribosomal protein S8, with the protein MTMTDPIADMLTRLRNANSAYHDSVSMPHSKIKSHIAEILQQEGFITGWKVEDAEVGKNLVLELKFGPNRERSIAGIKRISKPGLRVYAKSTNLPKVLGGLGVAIISTSHGLLTDKQAQKKGVGGEVLAYVW; encoded by the coding sequence ATGACCATGACTGATCCGATCGCAGACATGCTGACGCGTCTGCGGAACGCGAACTCGGCGTACCACGACTCGGTGTCGATGCCGCACTCCAAGATCAAGTCTCACATCGCGGAGATCCTCCAGCAGGAGGGCTTCATCACGGGCTGGAAGGTCGAGGACGCCGAGGTCGGCAAGAACCTCGTCCTGGAGCTGAAGTTCGGGCCCAACCGTGAGCGCTCCATCGCGGGCATCAAGCGGATCTCCAAGCCCGGTCTCCGGGTGTACGCGAAGTCCACCAACCTGCCGAAGGTCCTGGGCGGCCTGGGCGTGGCGATCATCTCCACGTCGCACGGTCTGCTGACCGACAAGCAGGCGCAGAAGAAGGGCGTGGGTGGGGAAGTCCTCGCCTACGTCTGGTAA
- the rplF gene encoding 50S ribosomal protein L6, translating to MSRIGKLPIPVPAGVDVTIDGRTVKVKGPKGELTHTIVAPIDIAKGEDGTLQVTRPNDERQSKALHGLSRTLVANMITGVTQGYVKKLEISGVGYRVTAKGSNLEFALGYSHPITVEAPEGITFKVETPTRFSVEGIDKQKVGEVAANIRKLRKPDPYKAKGVKYEGEVIRRKVGKAGK from the coding sequence ATGTCGCGTATCGGCAAGCTCCCCATCCCGGTTCCCGCCGGCGTGGACGTCACCATCGACGGCCGTACGGTCAAGGTCAAGGGCCCCAAGGGCGAACTGACCCACACCATCGTCGCGCCGATCGACATCGCTAAGGGCGAGGACGGCACCCTCCAGGTGACGCGCCCGAACGACGAGCGGCAGAGCAAGGCCCTGCACGGCCTGTCCCGCACGCTGGTGGCGAACATGATCACCGGTGTGACCCAGGGATACGTCAAGAAGCTCGAGATCAGCGGTGTCGGTTACCGCGTGACCGCCAAGGGCTCGAACCTCGAGTTCGCGCTCGGTTACAGCCACCCGATCACTGTCGAGGCCCCCGAGGGCATCACCTTCAAGGTGGAGACCCCGACCCGTTTCTCGGTCGAGGGCATCGACAAGCAGAAGGTCGGCGAGGTTGCGGCCAACATCCGCAAGCTGCGCAAGCCCGACCCGTACAAGGCCAAGGGCGTCAAGTACGAGGGCGAAGTCATCCGCCGCAAGGTCGGAAAGGCGGGTAAGTAA
- the rplR gene encoding 50S ribosomal protein L18 yields MAYGQKILKGDAYKRAAIKRRHLRIRKRINGTAERPRLVVTRSNRHIVAQVIDDLKGHTLASASSLDASIRGAEGDKSAQAKQVGALVAERAKAAGVEAVVFDRGGNQYAGRIAALADAAREAGLKF; encoded by the coding sequence ATGGCATACGGGCAGAAGATCCTCAAGGGCGACGCCTACAAGCGCGCCGCGATCAAGCGCCGTCACCTGCGGATCCGCAAGCGGATCAACGGTACGGCCGAGCGCCCCCGTCTGGTCGTGACCCGCTCCAACCGCCACATCGTGGCGCAGGTGATCGACGACCTCAAGGGCCACACCCTGGCGTCGGCGTCCTCGCTGGACGCGTCGATCCGCGGTGCCGAGGGCGACAAGTCCGCCCAGGCGAAGCAGGTCGGCGCGCTGGTCGCCGAGCGCGCCAAGGCCGCCGGTGTCGAGGCTGTCGTGTTCGACCGTGGTGGCAACCAGTACGCCGGGCGCATCGCCGCCCTGGCGGACGCCGCCCGCGAAGCCGGGCTCAAGTTCTGA
- the rpsE gene encoding 30S ribosomal protein S5, whose product MAGPQRRGSGAGGGERRDRKGRDGGAAAAEKTAYVERVVAINRVAKVVKGGRRFSFTALVVVGDGDGTVGVGYGKAKEVPAAIAKGVEEAKKHFFKVPRIQGTIPHPIQGEKAAGVVLLKPASPGTGVIAGGPVRAVLECAGIHDVLSKSLGSDNAINIVHATVEALKGLQRPEEIAARRGLPLEDVAPAALLRARAGVGA is encoded by the coding sequence ATGGCTGGACCCCAGCGCCGCGGAAGCGGTGCCGGTGGCGGCGAGCGGCGGGACCGGAAGGGCCGTGACGGCGGCGCTGCTGCCGCCGAGAAGACCGCGTACGTCGAGCGCGTCGTCGCGATCAACCGCGTCGCCAAGGTTGTGAAGGGTGGTCGTCGCTTCAGCTTCACCGCGCTGGTCGTGGTGGGCGACGGTGACGGCACCGTGGGTGTCGGTTACGGCAAGGCCAAGGAGGTGCCGGCCGCCATCGCCAAGGGTGTCGAGGAGGCCAAGAAGCACTTCTTCAAGGTCCCCCGGATCCAGGGCACCATCCCTCACCCCATCCAGGGTGAGAAGGCCGCCGGTGTCGTTCTCCTCAAGCCGGCTTCGCCGGGTACCGGTGTGATCGCCGGTGGTCCCGTGCGTGCCGTCCTGGAGTGCGCCGGTATCCACGACGTGCTGTCGAAGTCGCTCGGCTCCGACAACGCCATCAACATCGTGCACGCGACCGTGGAGGCCCTGAAGGGCCTGCAGCGTCCCGAGGAGATCGCGGCCCGCCGCGGTCTGCCGCTCGAGGACGTCGCCCCCGCGGCCCTGCTGCGTGCGCGTGCCGGGGTGGGTGCGTAA
- the rpmD gene encoding 50S ribosomal protein L30, translating to MAQLKITQVKSYIGSKQNHRDTLRSLGLKGINTVVVKEDRPEFRGMVHTVRHLVTVEEVD from the coding sequence ATGGCGCAGCTCAAGATCACGCAGGTCAAGTCCTACATCGGCAGCAAGCAGAACCACCGTGACACTCTGCGGTCGCTTGGTCTCAAGGGGATCAACACCGTGGTCGTCAAGGAGGACCGCCCCGAGTTCCGCGGCATGGTGCACACCGTCCGCCACCTCGTGACGGTCGAGGAGGTCGACTGA
- the rplO gene encoding 50S ribosomal protein L15: MAEQNPLKIHNLRPAPGAKTAKTRVGRGEASKGKTAGRGTKGTKARYQVPESFEGGQMPLHMRLPKLKGFKNPFKTEYQVVNLDKLAALYPQGGEVTVEDLVAKGAVRKNSLVKVLGQGEISVALQVTVDAVSGSAKEKITAAGGTVTELV, encoded by the coding sequence ATGGCGGAGCAGAACCCGCTGAAGATCCACAACCTCCGTCCGGCCCCCGGCGCCAAGACCGCGAAGACCCGTGTCGGTCGTGGTGAGGCGTCGAAGGGTAAGACGGCCGGTCGTGGTACCAAGGGCACCAAGGCCCGCTACCAGGTTCCGGAGAGCTTCGAGGGTGGCCAGATGCCGCTCCACATGCGTCTCCCGAAGCTGAAGGGCTTCAAGAACCCGTTCAAGACCGAGTACCAGGTCGTGAACCTCGACAAGCTGGCCGCGCTGTACCCGCAGGGTGGCGAGGTCACCGTCGAGGACCTGGTCGCCAAGGGTGCCGTTCGCAAGAACAGCCTCGTCAAGGTGCTCGGCCAGGGCGAGATCTCCGTGGCGCTGCAGGTGACGGTCGACGCCGTCTCCGGCTCCGCCAAGGAGAAGATCACCGCCGCCGGCGGTACCGTCACCGAGCTCGTCTGA
- the secY gene encoding preprotein translocase subunit SecY, with protein sequence MLTAFARAFKTPDLRKKIFFTLGIIVIYRIGTHIPIPGVDYKSVQICIDQANANQGLFGLVNMFSGGALLQITIFALGIMPYITASIILQLLTVVIPRLEALKKEGQAGTAKITQYTRYLTVALAILQGTGLVATARTGSLFPNCSAAQQIVPDRSIFTTVTMVITMTAGTALVMWLGELITDRGIGNGMSILMFISIAATFPAALWAIKQQGSLAGGWIEFGTVILVGLFMVGLVVFVEQAQRRIPVQYAKRMIGRRSYGGTSTYIPLKVNQAGVIPVIFASSLLYIPALIVQFSNSQAGWARWINGNLADTAAPVHITIYFFLIVFFAFFYVAISFNPEEVADNMKKYGGFIPGIRAGRPTAEYLSYVLNRITWPGSLYLGLIALVPTMALAGFGANQNFPFGGTSILIIVGVGLETVKQIESQLQQRNYEGFLR encoded by the coding sequence GTGCTCACCGCGTTCGCCCGGGCGTTCAAGACGCCCGACCTGCGCAAGAAGATTTTCTTCACGCTCGGCATCATCGTGATCTACCGGATCGGCACACACATCCCGATCCCAGGCGTCGACTACAAGAGCGTCCAGATCTGCATCGACCAGGCGAACGCCAACCAGGGCCTGTTCGGTCTGGTGAACATGTTCAGCGGTGGTGCGCTCCTGCAGATCACGATCTTCGCGCTCGGCATCATGCCGTACATCACGGCGAGCATCATTCTTCAGCTGCTGACCGTTGTGATCCCGCGTCTGGAGGCCCTCAAGAAGGAGGGTCAGGCCGGCACGGCCAAGATCACCCAGTACACGCGCTACCTGACGGTCGCGCTGGCGATCCTCCAGGGCACCGGTCTGGTGGCCACCGCCCGCACCGGCTCGCTCTTCCCGAACTGCTCGGCCGCCCAGCAGATCGTGCCGGACCGCTCGATCTTCACGACGGTGACCATGGTCATCACGATGACCGCCGGTACCGCCCTGGTCATGTGGCTGGGTGAGCTGATCACCGACCGCGGCATCGGCAACGGCATGTCGATCCTGATGTTCATCTCGATCGCCGCCACCTTCCCGGCCGCGCTGTGGGCCATCAAGCAGCAGGGCTCGCTGGCCGGCGGCTGGATCGAGTTCGGCACCGTGATCCTCGTCGGCCTGTTCATGGTCGGCCTGGTGGTGTTCGTGGAGCAGGCCCAGCGCCGGATCCCGGTCCAGTACGCGAAGCGCATGATCGGCCGCCGGTCCTACGGCGGGACGTCGACGTACATCCCGCTGAAGGTCAACCAGGCGGGTGTGATCCCGGTCATCTTCGCCTCGTCGCTGCTCTACATCCCGGCGCTGATCGTCCAGTTCTCCAACTCCCAGGCAGGCTGGGCACGCTGGATCAACGGCAACCTGGCGGACACCGCGGCGCCCGTTCACATCACGATTTACTTCTTCCTGATTGTCTTCTTCGCGTTCTTCTACGTGGCCATCTCGTTCAACCCCGAGGAAGTCGCGGACAACATGAAGAAGTATGGTGGCTTCATCCCGGGCATCCGGGCTGGCCGACCGACCGCTGAGTACCTGTCGTACGTGCTCAACCGGATCACCTGGCCGGGTTCGCTGTATCTGGGTCTGATCGCTCTCGTGCCGACAATGGCGTTGGCCGGTTTCGGGGCAAACCAGAACTTCCCCTTCGGCGGTACCAGCATCCTGATCATCGTGGGTGTCGGTCTCGAGACGGTGAAGCAGATCGAGAGCCAGCTCCAGCAGCGCAATTACGAAGGGTTCCTCCGCTGA
- a CDS encoding adenylate kinase: protein MRIVLVGPPGAGKGTQATRLAEKLSIPHISTGDLFRANISRQTELGKLAKSYMDAGNLVPDEVTIAMAKDRMEQPDAENGFLLDGFPRNVSQAQALDELLTTEGIELDAVLDLEAPEDEVVKRIAGRRICRKDSSHVFHVTYSKPKTEGVCDVCGGELYQRDDDSEDTVRKRLEVYHTQTEPIIDYYKAQGLVVTISALGAVDEVTGRALEALKREDGGE from the coding sequence ATGCGAATCGTCCTCGTCGGGCCGCCGGGTGCCGGTAAGGGTACGCAGGCCACGCGCCTTGCCGAGAAGCTGTCGATCCCGCACATCTCCACGGGCGACCTGTTCCGCGCCAACATCAGCCGGCAGACGGAGCTCGGCAAGCTCGCGAAGTCCTACATGGACGCCGGCAATCTGGTGCCGGACGAGGTCACGATCGCCATGGCGAAGGACCGCATGGAGCAGCCGGACGCCGAGAACGGCTTCCTGCTGGACGGGTTCCCCCGCAACGTCTCGCAGGCCCAGGCGCTGGACGAGCTGCTGACGACCGAGGGCATCGAGCTGGACGCGGTGCTCGACCTGGAGGCCCCGGAGGACGAGGTCGTCAAGCGGATCGCCGGGCGGCGGATCTGCCGCAAGGACTCCAGCCACGTCTTCCACGTGACGTACAGCAAGCCGAAGACCGAGGGTGTCTGCGACGTCTGCGGCGGCGAGCTGTACCAGCGGGACGACGACTCCGAGGACACCGTCCGCAAGCGGCTCGAGGTCTACCACACGCAGACCGAGCCGATCATCGACTACTACAAGGCGCAGGGGCTGGTCGTCACCATCTCCGCGCTGGGTGCGGTGGACGAGGTCACGGGGCGGGCGCTGGAGGCGCTGAAGCGTGAGGACGGCGGCGAGTAG
- the map gene encoding type I methionyl aminopeptidase, whose translation MVQIKTPEQIAKMRAAGLVVAAIHAATREAAVPGATTKDLDQVARKVLAEHGAKSNFLGYGGFPATICTSVNEVVVHGIPSDDVVLKDGDIISVDCGAIVDGWHGDAAYTAFVGSGHAPELIELSRVTEESMWAGIAAMKQGNRLVDISRAIETYIRRQPKPGGGRYGIIEDYGGHGIGSEMHMDPHLLNYVDRRRGKGPKLVPGFCLAIEPMVSLGTPRTEVLDDDWTVITTDGTWSSHWEHSVALTEQGPLVLTAPDGGRAKLAEYGVTAAPDPLA comes from the coding sequence ATGGTGCAGATCAAGACCCCCGAGCAGATCGCCAAGATGCGTGCGGCGGGGCTGGTCGTCGCAGCCATCCACGCGGCCACCCGGGAGGCAGCGGTGCCCGGCGCCACCACCAAGGACCTCGACCAGGTGGCGCGCAAGGTGCTCGCCGAGCACGGGGCGAAGTCCAACTTCCTCGGCTACGGCGGCTTCCCGGCGACCATCTGCACCTCCGTGAACGAGGTCGTCGTCCACGGCATCCCGTCCGACGACGTGGTCCTGAAGGACGGCGACATCATCTCCGTCGACTGCGGCGCGATCGTCGACGGCTGGCACGGTGACGCGGCCTACACGGCGTTCGTGGGCTCCGGTCACGCCCCCGAGCTGATCGAGCTGTCCCGGGTGACCGAGGAGTCGATGTGGGCCGGCATCGCGGCCATGAAGCAGGGCAACCGGCTCGTCGACATCTCCCGCGCCATCGAGACGTACATCCGCCGTCAGCCGAAGCCCGGCGGCGGCCGGTACGGGATCATCGAGGACTACGGCGGCCACGGCATCGGCTCCGAGATGCACATGGACCCGCACCTGCTGAACTACGTCGACCGCCGCCGCGGCAAGGGCCCCAAGCTGGTCCCCGGCTTCTGCCTCGCCATCGAGCCGATGGTCTCGCTCGGCACCCCGAGGACCGAGGTCCTGGACGACGACTGGACGGTCATCACCACCGACGGCACCTGGTCCTCCCACTGGGAGCACTCGGTGGCCCTCACGGAGCAGGGCCCGCTGGTCCTGACGGCCCCGGACGGCGGCAGGGCCAAGCTGGCGGAGTACGGGGTCACGGCCGCGCCGGATCCTCTCGCATAA
- the infA gene encoding translation initiation factor IF-1, whose product MAKKQGAIEIEGTVVESLPNAMFKVELQNGHQVLAHISGKMRMHYIRILPDDRVVVELSPYDLTRGRIVYRYK is encoded by the coding sequence GTGGCCAAGAAGCAAGGTGCCATCGAGATCGAGGGCACTGTCGTCGAGTCTCTTCCGAACGCCATGTTCAAGGTCGAGCTCCAGAACGGCCACCAGGTCCTGGCACACATCAGCGGCAAGATGCGTATGCACTACATCCGCATCCTCCCTGACGACCGGGTCGTGGTGGAGCTGTCTCCGTACGACCTGACGCGTGGCCGGATCGTCTACCGGTACAAGTAG
- the rpmJ gene encoding 50S ribosomal protein L36 yields the protein MKVKPSVKKICDKCRVIRRHGRVMVICENPRHKQRQG from the coding sequence ATGAAGGTCAAGCCGAGCGTCAAGAAGATCTGCGACAAGTGCAGGGTGATCCGCCGTCACGGCCGGGTCATGGTCATCTGCGAGAACCCGCGCCACAAGCAGCGCCAGGGCTGA
- the rpsM gene encoding 30S ribosomal protein S13, whose amino-acid sequence MARVSGVDIPRDKRVEIALTYVFGIGRTLSQQTLAATGVDPNTRVRDLSEEQLVAIREYVDNNIKTEGDLRREIQADIRRKVEIGTYQGLRHRRGLPVRGQRTSTNARTRKGPRRAIAGKKKPGKK is encoded by the coding sequence ATGGCACGCGTTTCCGGTGTCGACATCCCGCGCGACAAGCGCGTGGAGATCGCCCTGACCTACGTGTTCGGCATCGGCCGGACCCTTTCCCAGCAGACGCTGGCCGCCACCGGCGTGGACCCGAACACCCGTGTTCGGGACCTCTCCGAGGAGCAGCTGGTCGCGATCCGCGAGTACGTCGACAACAACATCAAGACCGAGGGTGACCTCCGTCGCGAGATCCAGGCCGACATCCGCCGCAAGGTCGAGATCGGCACGTACCAGGGTCTGCGCCACCGCCGCGGTCTGCCCGTCCGTGGTCAGCGCACGAGCACCAACGCCCGCACCCGCAAGGGCCCGCGTCGCGCCATCGCCGGCAAGAAGAAGCCGGGCAAGAAGTAG
- the rpsK gene encoding 30S ribosomal protein S11, producing the protein MPPKGRQGAAKKVRRKEKKNVAHGHAHIKSTFNNTIVSITDPSGNVISWASAGHVGFKGSRKSTPFAAQMAAESAARRAQEHGMRKVDVFVKGPGSGRETAIRSLQATGLEVGSIQDVTPTPHNGCRPPKRRRV; encoded by the coding sequence ATGCCCCCCAAGGGACGTCAGGGCGCTGCCAAGAAGGTGCGCCGCAAGGAAAAGAAGAACGTCGCTCACGGCCACGCGCACATCAAGAGCACGTTCAACAACACGATCGTCTCGATCACGGACCCGTCCGGCAACGTGATCTCCTGGGCCTCCGCCGGCCACGTCGGCTTCAAGGGCTCCCGGAAGTCCACGCCGTTCGCCGCGCAGATGGCCGCCGAGTCGGCCGCCCGCCGCGCCCAGGAGCACGGCATGCGCAAGGTCGACGTGTTCGTCAAGGGCCCGGGTTCCGGTCGTGAGACCGCGATCCGCTCCCTGCAGGCCACGGGCCTCGAGGTCGGCTCCATCCAGGACGTCACCCCGACCCCGCACAACGGCTGCCGTCCGCCGAAGCGCCGCCGCGTCTGA
- a CDS encoding DNA-directed RNA polymerase subunit alpha encodes MLIAQRPSLTEEVVDEFRSRFVIEPLEPGFGYTLGNSLRRTLLSSIPGAAVTSIRIDGVLHEFTTVPGVKEDVTDLILNIKQLVVSSEHDEPVVMYLRKQGPGLVTAADIAPPAGVEVHNPDLVLATLNGKGKLEMELTVERGRGYVSAVQNKQVGQEIGRIPVDSIYSPVLKVTYKVEATRVEQRTDFDKLIVDVETKQAMRPRDAMASAGKTLVELFGLARELNIDAEGIDMGPSPTDAALAADLALPIEELELTVRSYNCLKREGIHSVGELVARSEADLLDIRNFGAKSIDEVKAKLAGMGLALKDSPPGFDPTAAADAFGADDDADAGFVETEQY; translated from the coding sequence ATGCTGATCGCTCAGCGTCCCTCGTTGACCGAAGAGGTCGTCGACGAGTTCCGCTCCCGGTTCGTGATCGAGCCGCTGGAGCCGGGCTTCGGTTACACCCTCGGCAACTCCCTGCGCCGTACCCTCCTGTCCTCGATCCCGGGTGCGGCGGTCACGTCCATCCGCATCGACGGCGTGCTGCACGAGTTCACCACCGTGCCGGGCGTCAAGGAGGACGTCACCGACCTGATCCTCAACATCAAGCAGCTGGTCGTCTCCTCGGAGCACGACGAGCCGGTCGTGATGTACCTGCGCAAGCAGGGTCCGGGTCTGGTCACCGCCGCCGACATCGCGCCCCCGGCCGGTGTCGAGGTGCACAACCCCGACCTCGTCCTCGCCACGCTCAACGGCAAGGGCAAGCTGGAGATGGAGCTGACGGTCGAGCGCGGCCGCGGTTACGTCTCCGCCGTGCAGAACAAGCAGGTCGGCCAGGAGATCGGCCGCATCCCGGTCGACTCGATCTACTCGCCGGTCCTCAAGGTCACCTACAAGGTCGAGGCGACCCGAGTCGAGCAGCGCACCGACTTCGACAAGCTGATCGTCGACGTCGAGACCAAGCAGGCCATGCGGCCGCGTGACGCCATGGCGTCGGCCGGCAAGACCCTGGTCGAGCTGTTCGGTCTCGCCCGCGAGCTGAACATCGACGCCGAGGGCATCGACATGGGTCCGTCCCCGACGGACGCCGCGCTCGCCGCCGACCTGGCGCTGCCGATCGAGGAGCTGGAGCTGACCGTCCGCTCCTACAACTGCCTCAAGCGCGAGGGCATCCACTCCGTGGGTGAGCTCGTCGCGCGCTCCGAGGCGGACCTGCTCGACATCCGCAACTTCGGTGCGAAGTCCATCGACGAGGTCAAGGCCAAGCTGGCCGGCATGGGTCTCGCGCTCAAGGACTCGCCGCCCGGATTCGACCCGACCGCCGCCGCGGACGCGTTCGGCGCGGACGACGACGCGGACGCCGGGTTCGTGGAGACCGAGCAGTACTGA
- the rplQ gene encoding 50S ribosomal protein L17, with the protein MPKPTKGARLGGSAAHEKLLLANLAKSLFEHGKITTTEAKARRLRPYAERLITKAKKGDLHNRRQVLQVITDKSVVHTLFTEIGPRYENRPGGYTRITKIGNRRGDNAPMAVIELVEALTVAQQATGEAEAATKRAVKESEQAKAADTEVEEAKADDAKADETEVAEAPAEESKDA; encoded by the coding sequence ATGCCGAAGCCCACCAAGGGTGCCCGTCTGGGCGGCAGCGCCGCGCACGAGAAGCTGCTGCTCGCGAACCTCGCGAAGTCGCTCTTCGAGCACGGCAAGATCACCACGACCGAGGCGAAGGCCCGCCGTCTGCGGCCGTACGCCGAGCGTCTGATCACCAAGGCGAAGAAGGGCGACCTTCACAACCGCCGTCAGGTGCTCCAGGTCATCACGGACAAGAGCGTCGTCCACACGCTCTTCACCGAGATCGGCCCGCGGTACGAGAACCGTCCGGGTGGCTACACCCGTATCACCAAGATCGGCAACCGTCGGGGCGACAACGCGCCCATGGCGGTCATCGAGCTGGTCGAGGCGCTGACGGTCGCGCAGCAGGCCACCGGTGAGGCCGAGGCCGCCACCAAGCGTGCGGTCAAGGAGTCCGAGCAGGCCAAGGCCGCGGACACCGAGGTCGAGGAGGCCAAGGCCGACGACGCCAAGGCCGACGAGACCGAGGTCGCCGAGGCTCCCGCCGAGGAGTCCAAGGACGCGTAA
- the truA gene encoding tRNA pseudouridine(38-40) synthase TruA, translating into MSEEVEPGYVRVRLDLSYDGTEFSGWAKQAGGRRTVQGEIEDALRTVTRSRETFELTVAGRTDAGVHARGQVAHVDLPEAVWREHHEKLLKRLAGRLPRDVRVWALREAPSGFNARFSAIWRRYAYRVTDNPGGVDPLLRGHVLWHDWPLDVDAMNEAARGLLGEHDFAAYCKRREGATTIRTLQELSLVRGEDGIITATVRADAFCHNMVRSLIGALLFVGDGHRPPDWPAKVLAAGVRDSAVHVVRPHGLTLEEVGYPADELLAARSREARNKRSLPGAAAAGCC; encoded by the coding sequence GTGAGTGAGGAAGTAGAGCCCGGATACGTGCGGGTGCGCCTGGATCTTTCCTACGACGGCACCGAGTTCTCCGGCTGGGCCAAGCAGGCCGGGGGGCGGCGGACCGTACAGGGGGAGATCGAGGACGCCCTGCGGACCGTGACGCGGTCCCGCGAGACCTTCGAGCTGACGGTGGCCGGGCGGACCGACGCCGGCGTGCACGCGCGCGGACAGGTGGCGCACGTGGACCTGCCCGAGGCGGTGTGGCGCGAGCACCACGAGAAGCTGCTCAAGCGGCTCGCCGGGCGGCTGCCGAGGGATGTGCGGGTCTGGGCCCTGCGGGAGGCGCCCAGCGGCTTCAACGCCCGGTTCTCGGCGATCTGGCGGCGCTACGCGTACCGGGTCACCGACAACCCCGGGGGAGTGGACCCGCTGCTGCGGGGCCACGTCCTGTGGCACGACTGGCCGCTCGACGTGGACGCCATGAACGAGGCGGCCCGCGGGCTGCTCGGGGAGCACGACTTCGCGGCGTACTGCAAGAGGCGCGAGGGCGCGACGACCATCCGCACCCTCCAGGAGCTGAGCCTGGTGCGGGGCGAGGACGGGATCATCACCGCGACCGTGCGCGCCGACGCGTTCTGCCACAACATGGTGCGCTCGCTGATCGGGGCGCTGCTGTTCGTGGGCGACGGGCACCGGCCGCCGGACTGGCCGGCCAAGGTGCTGGCCGCGGGCGTCCGGGACTCGGCCGTGCACGTCGTACGGCCGCACGGGCTGACGCTGGAGGAGGTCGGCTACCCGGCCGACGAGCTGCTGGCCGCGCGCAGCCGGGAGGCCCGCAACAAGCGGTCGCTGCCGGGGGCGGCGGCCGCCGGGTGCTGCTGA
- a CDS encoding glycosyltransferase 87 family protein, which produces MESGENGKNTLEGDISGWLLRRATWHLWAVPAVVLGAQAARVARLSPDGGMDNAIVVRAARAWLAGGSPYDDPHFLYLPSAVLAAAPQALLPSSWLRLLVPLAVIALLAGAWAAALRLHRVPLSSRFAALGLAGLAAGFAPFAHLVQLANWTVTAALALPLALLLAGRGRWTAAGVVVGAAVALKPLLAPVALLFLFARRRRALAAAVLVPAAASAAAGLLMPDPAGFFTRTLPFLLSGDDGFVRLYEASPAAVLPRLGVPRALAGLLAAAAAGAGVLCAYRRWRRGDAGPLRLSETAAGLMLSAFLVSRPSYDHYLLVVLPLLLAGLPYAGSVARGPWFWLALAPQLPSLALPYLEAPRRRAFKDAFTLCVLAATVAARGARARPLRLPGRFVAPRRERSGGAVRVL; this is translated from the coding sequence ATGGAATCCGGCGAGAACGGCAAAAACACGCTCGAAGGTGACATCTCCGGGTGGCTGCTGCGGCGGGCCACCTGGCACCTGTGGGCGGTGCCCGCGGTGGTGCTGGGCGCCCAGGCGGCGCGGGTGGCGCGGCTGTCCCCGGACGGCGGCATGGACAACGCGATCGTCGTCCGTGCGGCCCGCGCCTGGCTGGCCGGCGGCTCCCCGTACGACGACCCCCACTTCCTCTACCTGCCCAGCGCGGTCCTGGCGGCGGCCCCGCAGGCGCTGCTGCCCTCGTCGTGGCTGCGGCTGCTGGTGCCGCTGGCGGTGATCGCCCTGCTGGCCGGTGCCTGGGCGGCCGCGCTGCGGCTGCACCGGGTCCCGCTGTCCAGCCGGTTCGCCGCGCTGGGCCTGGCCGGCCTCGCGGCCGGGTTCGCGCCGTTCGCTCACCTGGTGCAGCTGGCGAACTGGACGGTGACCGCCGCGCTGGCCCTGCCGCTGGCGCTGCTCCTCGCGGGGCGCGGGCGGTGGACGGCGGCGGGGGTGGTCGTCGGGGCGGCGGTGGCGCTCAAGCCGCTGCTGGCGCCCGTGGCGCTGCTGTTCCTGTTCGCCCGGCGCCGGCGGGCGCTCGCGGCGGCCGTCCTGGTCCCGGCGGCGGCCTCGGCGGCGGCGGGCCTGCTGATGCCGGACCCGGCCGGCTTCTTCACCCGCACCCTGCCGTTCCTGCTGAGCGGCGACGACGGCTTCGTACGGCTCTATGAGGCGTCCCCGGCCGCCGTGCTGCCCCGGCTGGGGGTGCCGCGGGCCCTCGCCGGGCTGCTCGCGGCCGCGGCCGCCGGGGCGGGGGTGCTGTGCGCGTACCGCCGGTGGCGGCGGGGCGACGCCGGGCCGCTGCGGCTGTCGGAGACCGCGGCGGGCCTGATGCTGTCGGCGTTCCTGGTGTCCAGGCCGTCGTACGACCACTATCTGCTGGTCGTGCTGCCGCTGCTGCTCGCGGGGCTGCCGTACGCGGGGTCGGTCGCGCGCGGGCCCTGGTTCTGGCTCGCCCTGGCCCCGCAGCTGCCGTCGCTGGCCCTGCCGTACCTGGAGGCGCCGCGCCGCCGGGCCTTCAAGGACGCGTTCACGCTGTGCGTCCTGGCCGCGACGGTCGCCGCCCGGGGGGCGCGCGCCCGGCCGCTGCGGCTGCCGGGCCGCTTCGTCGCCCCGCGGCGGGAGCGGAGCGGTGGCGCGGTTCGCGTACTCTGA